Genomic window (Planctomycetota bacterium):
CCCATCCGCAGCGGCGACGAGATCCTCGGAATCATCCACGTGGACACGCATGTCAGCCAGGGCCAGTTCTCCCCCGAGGACCTGAAACTGATGACGGCGATCGGATGCCAGACCGGCCTGGCGGTCCAGAACGCCCGCCTCATGGCGAGCCAGGTCCAGCAGGAACGGCTTGCGGCCGTCGGCCAGGCGGTCGCCAGCCTGTCCCACTACATCAAGAACATCCTCCAGGGCATCCAGGGCGGCTCCCGCGCCGTCGAGACGGGCTTGGAACGAAAGAACCTCGAGCCCGTCGCGACGGGCTGGGACGTCGTCAGCCGGAACCTCGCCCGCATCAACCAACTCGTCCTCGACATGCTTTCCTACAGCCGCCAGGCGCCGCCGAACCGAGTCCAAACAAGCGTCAACGCGGTGGTCCGCGAAGTGGCGGAACTGGTACAGCCGGCGGCGGCAGAGAAACGCGTCGCCCTTTCGGCGCGGCTCGAAAAGAGCCTGCCGGAGATCCCCCTCGACCCGGACGGCCTCCATCACGCGCTGCTGAATGTGATTTCCAACGCGATCGATGCCGTCGCCCCCCTGACGGGCAAGGTCAGCGTTCAGACACGCCTTTCGC
Coding sequences:
- a CDS encoding ATP-binding protein, which gives rise to PIRSGDEILGIIHVDTHVSQGQFSPEDLKLMTAIGCQTGLAVQNARLMASQVQQERLAAVGQAVASLSHYIKNILQGIQGGSRAVETGLERKNLEPVATGWDVVSRNLARINQLVLDMLSYSRQAPPNRVQTSVNAVVREVAELVQPAAAEKRVALSARLEKSLPEIPLDPDGLHHALLNVISNAIDAVAPLTGKVSVQTRLSPKGNEVWIIVADNGPGIPREEQQRIFQPFYSTKGQKGTGLGLAAARKIVEEHEGCITVKSDPGHGAAFVLRLPTEVPGKAGGSATS